In a single window of the Micrococcaceae bacterium Sec5.7 genome:
- a CDS encoding IS30 family transposase — protein sequence MYLSSSSAAGIRFLASVKHGHGLKPSARQAGIDKEVGYRWLREEYLQLRRDGKSRAETTAELGFTTSRLVAWEADVGQVKDRHHLRVNVDEEASFWAAFDRGNSTGEAAKTAGVSRSTAYRWMHNRFDQLRQSKVTVRRCQGQLRLTDRLSLNFERERLSRLSKEQNAATAAQHAAVRSSSDYADQMLGAVLSEAQQHRAARAEKYWQLMRDGVSNAEACRLLGMHRRTGTQLRRASNFQIPPIGVPSLTAGRYLDARERLRIADLLRLGHSMRRIAIELGRHASTIKRELDRHRDAQGLYLPRTADHDARPQRARPKVHKLVANARLRTLVQRKLNRFWSPDEICGWMKKTYPDDHAMRLCPETIYRALLLREGHGLHRRYATKLRTGRRIRKTRWRTRIGQGSRIRNMTMIDQRPAEVETRLEAGHWEGDLVRHEALFDRAGVEDLRRCAVAAA from the coding sequence ATGTATCTCAGTTCCTCGTCAGCAGCAGGCATCCGGTTTCTTGCCTCGGTAAAGCACGGGCATGGTCTCAAACCGTCCGCCCGCCAAGCTGGCATCGATAAAGAGGTCGGCTACCGCTGGCTACGCGAGGAATACTTGCAACTGCGTCGCGACGGCAAATCTCGTGCCGAGACGACAGCGGAGCTTGGGTTCACCACGTCCCGGCTCGTGGCGTGGGAAGCGGACGTCGGCCAGGTCAAAGACCGCCATCATCTTCGAGTTAACGTCGACGAGGAGGCCAGCTTTTGGGCGGCGTTTGATCGCGGGAACAGCACTGGGGAGGCAGCTAAGACTGCGGGAGTGAGCCGTTCGACCGCGTATCGGTGGATGCACAATCGCTTCGACCAGCTGCGTCAGTCCAAGGTGACCGTTAGGCGGTGCCAGGGCCAATTGCGCCTGACGGATCGCCTCAGCCTGAACTTCGAACGCGAACGGCTATCGCGATTATCGAAAGAGCAGAATGCGGCGACGGCGGCGCAGCATGCCGCAGTTCGCTCCTCCAGCGATTATGCAGACCAGATGCTCGGTGCGGTGCTCTCTGAGGCGCAGCAACACCGCGCTGCACGGGCCGAAAAGTATTGGCAGCTGATGCGCGACGGGGTGAGCAACGCAGAAGCATGCAGACTTCTCGGCATGCACAGAAGAACGGGAACGCAGCTGCGTCGAGCCAGCAACTTCCAGATCCCACCCATCGGAGTTCCGTCCCTGACCGCGGGCCGCTACCTGGATGCGCGGGAGCGGCTGCGGATCGCGGACCTGCTGCGGCTGGGGCACTCGATGCGGCGCATCGCGATCGAGCTGGGCCGTCACGCTTCCACGATCAAACGGGAACTGGACCGCCATCGGGACGCTCAGGGCCTCTACCTGCCCCGCACGGCCGATCACGACGCCCGGCCGCAACGGGCCCGACCGAAAGTGCATAAGCTCGTTGCCAACGCCCGGCTGCGCACCCTCGTGCAACGTAAACTCAACCGTTTCTGGTCGCCGGACGAAATCTGCGGGTGGATGAAGAAGACATACCCCGACGATCACGCGATGCGGTTATGCCCGGAAACGATCTACCGGGCATTGCTGCTGCGTGAGGGCCACGGCCTGCACCGGCGGTATGCCACGAAGCTGCGCACCGGTCGGCGGATCCGCAAGACCCGCTGGCGCACCCGCATCGGGCAGGGATCACGGATCCGCAATATGACCATGATCGACCAACGGCCTGCCGAGGTTGAAACCCGCCTGGAGGCCGGCCATTGGGAAGGGGACTTAGTGCGCCACGAGGCGCTGTTTGACCGAGCGGGGGTGGAAGACCTTCGCCGTTGTGCTGTCGCAGCAGCATGA
- a CDS encoding ATP-binding protein, with the protein MSRLDTETKRKLREMNAGELLEAIDTQDETLSISLPFEDRLRLVVDDAYASFTHAKVTGLIRRAGLRYPNADLRRIDLLDERGLDRPLLSQLGTCSFVARQQNVVFQGFTGSGKSYLGCAMAKRACEHRIRAHYVRMPDLEEAWVAAQDTPGGSGKFLRKYAAFTLLVIDEWLLDRPTESMRTMLLELMERRYGETSTVFCTQYSQKDWHQRLGSGVHADAIMDRIIHNTIWVETGNYNMREHTALATA; encoded by the coding sequence ATGAGCCGCCTGGACACGGAAACCAAACGCAAGCTGCGGGAGATGAACGCGGGCGAGCTGCTGGAGGCCATAGATACCCAAGACGAGACGCTGAGCATCAGCCTGCCGTTCGAAGATCGTCTCCGGCTGGTCGTCGATGACGCCTACGCGTCGTTCACCCATGCCAAAGTCACCGGCCTGATCCGGCGGGCGGGGCTGCGCTACCCGAACGCTGACCTGCGCCGCATCGACCTCCTCGACGAGCGAGGTCTTGACCGGCCGCTGCTGAGCCAGCTCGGCACCTGCTCGTTCGTGGCCCGGCAGCAGAACGTTGTCTTCCAAGGGTTCACCGGGTCGGGGAAGTCCTACCTGGGGTGCGCGATGGCTAAACGCGCATGCGAACACCGCATCCGCGCGCATTACGTCCGCATGCCCGACCTCGAGGAAGCCTGGGTCGCCGCCCAAGACACCCCTGGCGGATCCGGCAAGTTCCTGCGCAAATATGCGGCATTCACCCTGCTGGTCATCGATGAGTGGCTGCTGGATCGGCCCACGGAATCGATGCGCACCATGCTGCTGGAACTGATGGAACGCCGCTACGGGGAGACGTCAACAGTGTTCTGCACCCAGTACTCGCAGAAGGACTGGCACCAGCGGCTCGGCTCCGGCGTTCACGCCGACGCGATCATGGACCGGATCATCCACAACACGATCTGGGTCGAGACAGGCAATTACAACATGCGCGAGCACACAGCACTCGCAACCGCCTAG
- the istA gene encoding IS21 family transposase, with amino-acid sequence MVRKIKAKLVLQLHNQGLSGRAISLAQGMSRHSVQAVIDAADQLGLGWDDVAEKSEGEVYLALFPGRGVRESVFAQPDWVQVHRELARVGVTLKLLHQEYLDGCSRAGQAAMSYDRFCRLYGDYANVTGASSRVGHKAGRSVEVDWSGPTMQLVDPATGEVSKVYLFVACLPFSRYAFVEATLDMRQESWLRAHAAMFAFFGGTVPRLVPDNLKTGVISHPREGEVVLNDAYREMAAHYSAAVLPGRVRHPKDKASVENTVSHVATWVIAGLRQEQFTSLVQLRARVREQIDAYNRQPFQKREGSRLSVFTAEEKPLLQPLPAVTFEISTWTYGRKVGRNGHVVWSKNFYSVPFTHIGAHVDLRVTDTMLEIYRGDERLTSHLLLPVTTTNQYRTNEADLPEGHSWQAWDRARIDAWALRMGPATGTVIEKIFESVRIEEAGYDPALAVLRLSRRFSPARVEAACQLALRGPIRSPRYAHLRPILDTGQDKTGHVEEPDDEDGGYVRGSSYYAGGTR; translated from the coding sequence ATGGTACGGAAGATCAAGGCGAAGCTCGTCTTGCAGTTGCATAACCAGGGCCTGTCCGGCAGAGCGATCTCGCTTGCTCAGGGCATGTCCAGGCACAGCGTTCAGGCGGTGATCGATGCTGCGGATCAGCTCGGGCTCGGGTGGGACGATGTTGCGGAGAAGTCTGAGGGCGAGGTGTATCTGGCGCTGTTTCCCGGTCGCGGGGTGCGGGAGAGCGTGTTCGCGCAGCCGGACTGGGTCCAGGTGCATCGCGAGCTGGCCAGGGTTGGGGTGACGTTGAAGCTGCTGCACCAGGAGTATCTCGACGGGTGCAGTCGGGCCGGGCAAGCGGCGATGAGTTATGACCGGTTCTGCAGGCTTTACGGCGATTACGCCAACGTCACTGGCGCGTCGTCTCGGGTCGGCCATAAGGCCGGCCGCAGCGTCGAGGTCGACTGGTCCGGGCCGACGATGCAGCTCGTTGACCCGGCAACGGGAGAGGTCTCGAAGGTGTATTTGTTCGTCGCGTGCCTGCCGTTCAGCAGGTATGCGTTCGTGGAGGCGACGTTGGATATGCGGCAGGAGTCGTGGCTGCGCGCGCATGCGGCGATGTTCGCATTCTTCGGCGGCACGGTCCCGAGGCTCGTCCCCGACAACCTCAAGACCGGGGTGATCTCTCACCCGCGCGAGGGCGAAGTCGTCCTCAACGACGCTTATCGGGAGATGGCGGCGCATTATTCGGCGGCGGTACTACCGGGCCGGGTGCGGCACCCGAAAGACAAAGCCAGCGTAGAAAACACTGTCTCCCACGTCGCCACCTGGGTGATTGCGGGTCTGAGGCAGGAGCAGTTCACCAGCCTGGTGCAGCTGCGGGCCCGGGTTCGGGAGCAGATCGATGCCTACAACCGACAGCCGTTCCAGAAGCGGGAGGGCTCCCGGCTGAGCGTGTTCACGGCCGAGGAGAAGCCGCTGCTGCAACCGTTGCCGGCGGTGACTTTCGAGATCAGCACCTGGACATATGGGCGCAAAGTAGGCCGGAACGGACACGTGGTCTGGTCAAAAAACTTCTACTCCGTCCCGTTCACCCACATCGGCGCGCATGTTGATCTTCGCGTCACGGACACCATGCTCGAGATCTATCGGGGTGATGAGCGCCTGACCAGCCACCTGCTGCTGCCCGTGACGACGACGAACCAGTATCGGACGAACGAAGCCGACCTTCCCGAGGGGCACAGCTGGCAAGCCTGGGACCGGGCCCGGATCGACGCCTGGGCGTTACGGATGGGACCGGCGACCGGGACCGTGATCGAGAAGATCTTCGAGTCTGTCCGCATCGAGGAAGCCGGCTACGACCCGGCCCTGGCGGTGCTGCGTCTGTCTCGTAGGTTCTCACCAGCCCGGGTGGAAGCCGCATGCCAGCTCGCGCTGCGCGGTCCGATACGATCGCCCCGTTACGCCCACCTGCGGCCGATCCTGGACACCGGGCAGGACAAAACCGGGCACGTCGAGGAGCCTGATGACGAAGATGGCGGATACGTGCGCGGCAGCTCCTACTACGCAGGAGGGACCCGATGA
- the ltrA gene encoding group II intron reverse transcriptase/maturase codes for MALNHTNTGADQRKSWARTPALTRTTYGPLKSEYSKSNKGARTAGVDRRIPALISGGAESEEFLEEVRELVKSRAFVPLPVRERMIPKPGSTKLRRLGIPTARDRVVQASLALVLEPIFEADFKPVSYGFRPKRRAQDAIAEIHALGTRRYHWVFEADIEACFDELKHSAVIAEVRKRVTDKRVLTLIDKFLKSGIMSAEGKIRESDMGSPQGGNISRLLANIALTVLDKHFCDLWDAHGTSQRRDAYRKRGGATYRIVRYADDFVIMVAGARSHAETLWDEVAEVIAPLGLKISVAKSRVCHLDEGFDFLGFHIQRRLKKGTQKMSVYTYPSKKSLLTILGKVRALTRRAEHASLEVLLRRLNPVVRGWCNYFRHGVSKATFGYLDAFIWHRVTQWIRKRHPRITWRELYRRFLTGRPGNQPQAEGVTMFDTATIPVTRYRWRGHNIPTPWAASMV; via the coding sequence GTGGCGCTCAACCACACCAACACTGGCGCTGACCAGCGCAAATCGTGGGCTCGGACCCCGGCGCTAACCCGCACCACATATGGACCCCTCAAGAGCGAATATTCAAAAAGCAATAAGGGTGCCCGAACGGCCGGTGTTGACCGGCGCATTCCGGCTCTGATCAGTGGTGGTGCTGAAAGCGAGGAGTTTCTGGAGGAAGTCAGGGAGCTGGTCAAGTCCCGGGCTTTTGTTCCGTTGCCGGTGAGGGAGCGCATGATCCCCAAACCGGGCAGCACGAAACTTCGCCGGCTCGGCATTCCCACTGCGAGGGATCGGGTGGTTCAGGCGTCGCTGGCGTTGGTGTTGGAACCGATATTTGAGGCGGATTTCAAACCGGTGAGTTACGGTTTCCGTCCGAAGCGTCGGGCGCAGGACGCGATCGCCGAGATACATGCGTTGGGCACCCGAAGGTATCACTGGGTGTTTGAGGCGGACATTGAGGCGTGTTTTGACGAGTTGAAGCACTCTGCGGTCATCGCCGAGGTGCGCAAGCGCGTCACGGACAAACGGGTGCTGACCCTGATCGACAAGTTCCTGAAGTCGGGCATCATGTCCGCCGAGGGGAAGATCAGGGAATCTGACATGGGAAGCCCGCAGGGAGGTAACATTTCTCGGCTTCTGGCCAATATCGCTTTGACGGTATTGGATAAGCATTTTTGTGATTTGTGGGATGCCCACGGCACCTCGCAACGCAGGGATGCGTACCGGAAACGGGGCGGTGCGACCTATCGCATCGTCCGCTATGCCGATGATTTCGTGATCATGGTCGCCGGTGCCAGATCCCATGCGGAGACGCTCTGGGACGAAGTCGCGGAGGTCATCGCCCCGTTGGGGTTGAAGATTTCCGTGGCAAAGTCCCGGGTTTGCCATTTGGATGAAGGGTTCGATTTTCTTGGTTTTCACATCCAGCGGAGACTGAAGAAAGGAACCCAGAAAATGAGCGTCTACACCTACCCGTCGAAGAAGTCCTTGTTGACGATTCTTGGGAAGGTGCGGGCGCTGACACGTCGAGCGGAGCATGCTTCGCTGGAGGTCCTGCTCCGCCGGTTGAATCCGGTGGTGCGTGGCTGGTGCAACTATTTCCGGCATGGGGTTTCAAAAGCGACCTTTGGTTATCTCGATGCGTTCATTTGGCATCGAGTGACCCAATGGATTCGTAAACGGCACCCACGCATTACGTGGCGGGAACTCTATCGGCGCTTTCTGACAGGAAGGCCCGGGAACCAGCCACAGGCAGAGGGAGTCACCATGTTCGACACCGCGACGATCCCGGTAACACGGTATCGGTGGCGAGGACACAATATCCCGACGCCATGGGCTGCCAGCATGGTCTGA
- a CDS encoding IS30 family transposase → MGVGSVSAMMTLRERKTQYGIIVNLPLDHTVASVNAAAISAFATLPPHLKRTLTWDQGVEMAWHEELTKKTGVPVYFAERSSPWQRGANENFNGLARQYFPKGTNLAVHSVEHVSHVMRELNERPRKTLDDDTPAARFKAERKAPSAALR, encoded by the coding sequence ATCGGTGTCGGGTCCGTCTCGGCGATGATGACGCTACGGGAAAGGAAAACCCAGTACGGCATCATCGTGAATCTGCCCCTGGATCACACCGTTGCCAGCGTCAACGCGGCCGCCATCAGCGCGTTCGCGACGCTGCCACCACACCTGAAACGAACACTCACTTGGGACCAGGGCGTGGAAATGGCCTGGCACGAGGAACTAACAAAGAAGACCGGGGTTCCGGTCTACTTTGCCGAACGCTCCAGTCCCTGGCAGCGTGGCGCGAACGAGAACTTCAACGGACTGGCCCGCCAATATTTCCCCAAGGGCACCAACCTCGCCGTTCACAGCGTTGAGCACGTCTCCCACGTGATGCGTGAACTCAACGAACGGCCCCGGAAAACTCTCGACGACGACACCCCGGCAGCACGATTCAAAGCCGAACGCAAAGCGCCGTCGGCCGCTTTGCGGTAG
- a CDS encoding SDR family oxidoreductase has protein sequence MTERNVLITGASGGIGKAIAMALAPSSHLYLAGRNREALESLAHELPSAKVLIGDLATETGIAAVTSNVRNLDALIHCAGVLHLGTVEELRLDQWRESLELNLLAPVALTQALLPQLRQSAGHVVMVNSGLGNRAVPGSGAYSASKFGMRAFADALRLEEGPRGVRVTSVHPGRVDTPMQEQMHSWEQKEYDGEAWIHPTQVAAVVKTTLDLGSNAVIDSININPPHQVHK, from the coding sequence TTGACGGAACGAAACGTACTCATCACGGGAGCGTCAGGCGGAATCGGAAAGGCCATCGCGATGGCCTTGGCCCCCTCGTCTCACCTCTATCTGGCAGGACGCAACCGCGAAGCGCTTGAGAGCCTTGCGCATGAGTTGCCTTCCGCAAAGGTACTCATCGGAGACTTGGCCACGGAGACTGGCATCGCTGCCGTCACATCAAATGTCCGAAACCTCGATGCCTTAATCCACTGTGCAGGAGTTCTTCACCTAGGTACGGTCGAAGAGCTTCGCTTGGACCAGTGGCGAGAGAGCTTGGAACTCAACCTCCTCGCCCCGGTTGCGCTCACGCAGGCGTTGTTGCCGCAACTACGCCAGAGCGCCGGTCACGTGGTCATGGTGAATTCCGGATTGGGAAATCGCGCCGTCCCTGGCTCCGGTGCTTACAGCGCCAGTAAATTTGGAATGCGGGCTTTTGCAGACGCACTCAGACTCGAAGAAGGGCCGCGCGGGGTGCGAGTGACCTCAGTGCATCCGGGCCGGGTCGATACACCAATGCAGGAACAGATGCATTCGTGGGAGCAAAAAGAATACGACGGCGAGGCATGGATACATCCGACTCAAGTGGCAGCGGTGGTAAAAACAACCCTAGATCTCGGAAGTAACGCCGTGATCGATTCAATCAACATTAACCCGCCTCATCAGGTGCATAAATGA
- a CDS encoding RidA family protein, which translates to MTPPAFSQARWTDGPLLFISGQLPLDDQGMPVSGGIREQATAVFERLSAVLATEGSSLADVVKLTYFLTDMTDLPGLRVVIGNFFADPKPASTLVQVSALIDQKFRLEIEAIATHRN; encoded by the coding sequence ATGACTCCGCCCGCTTTCAGCCAAGCCCGCTGGACAGACGGGCCTCTACTTTTCATCTCTGGACAGCTACCTCTCGACGACCAAGGAATGCCTGTTAGTGGCGGGATCCGCGAACAAGCAACTGCCGTCTTCGAACGGCTATCCGCCGTCTTGGCTACAGAGGGCAGCAGCCTAGCTGACGTGGTGAAACTGACCTACTTCCTCACCGACATGACCGATCTACCCGGCCTCCGCGTCGTCATCGGTAATTTCTTCGCAGATCCAAAACCGGCCAGCACCCTAGTTCAAGTTTCAGCACTCATCGATCAAAAATTCCGACTAGAAATCGAAGCCATCGCTACGCATCGCAATTAA
- a CDS encoding NAD(P)H-binding protein, which produces MKRAVILGGTGVLGRAIAQRLLDASWQVDITGRDASKMPAVLRDAGATFLSSDRRNDDDLGRTMRNGADLVVDAACYTAADAGLLLPHLHAVGSAVMLSSKAVYIDDAGNHVNTDIPQVLQPPQEPKVRLAYGCRSEPLR; this is translated from the coding sequence ATGAAACGAGCTGTCATTCTTGGGGGTACAGGCGTGTTGGGCCGGGCCATCGCGCAACGTTTGCTGGATGCCAGTTGGCAGGTGGACATCACGGGCCGGGACGCGTCAAAAATGCCTGCAGTGCTGCGCGACGCGGGGGCCACGTTCTTATCCTCAGACCGGCGCAACGACGACGACCTTGGACGCACGATGAGGAACGGAGCTGACCTCGTGGTGGATGCCGCCTGCTACACGGCAGCCGACGCAGGTCTGCTTCTCCCCCACCTGCACGCGGTTGGATCTGCCGTCATGCTGTCCAGCAAAGCCGTCTACATCGACGACGCCGGCAACCACGTAAACACTGACATCCCTCAAGTGTTGCAACCACCCCAAGAACCCAAGGTTCGGCTTGCGTACGGCTGTCGGTCGGAGCCGTTACGATGA
- a CDS encoding GNAT family N-acetyltransferase, with protein MLRDLDDAELDRLFDWEQDRAAVEMAAFTRADPSDRNAFDAHYERIRNDPSVSLRAIDDGNGLVGTIGSFTIDGDREVTYWIDPARWGEGIASAALTVFLTVETTRPVFARVAEHNLGSSRVLAHAGFVEIGSETSHADGLGRDVVEHIYRLAH; from the coding sequence ATGCTTCGGGATCTTGACGACGCTGAACTTGATCGACTCTTCGATTGGGAACAGGATCGTGCGGCAGTTGAGATGGCGGCGTTCACCCGCGCGGATCCATCCGATCGGAACGCGTTCGATGCCCACTACGAGCGCATCCGAAACGACCCGTCGGTGTCCCTCCGCGCGATCGACGACGGTAACGGCCTGGTTGGAACGATTGGAAGTTTCACAATCGATGGTGACCGTGAGGTCACCTACTGGATCGACCCGGCTCGATGGGGCGAAGGAATTGCATCCGCAGCCTTGACGGTGTTTCTGACCGTGGAGACAACACGGCCGGTCTTCGCCCGCGTGGCCGAGCACAATCTCGGCTCGTCCAGGGTGCTGGCCCACGCGGGATTCGTGGAGATCGGCTCCGAGACATCGCACGCCGATGGACTGGGCCGCGATGTCGTCGAGCACATCTACCGACTCGCTCACTAG
- a CDS encoding extracellular solute-binding protein translates to MGATVLHLAMASAGGRPPEVAIMHAARVAGYAPGGLLDAWNVPLLAEYGIRPEDFTSRIWDKSQLDGKVFSIALDSHPFILLYNTEVAGKAGILGSNGQLADISSPSQFLEVARELQRVTGKHGLSYGYLGDGAQMWRMFYTFYKQHGADMVLEPGKPAQVDRDVAIDCLEFIASMLDDGIATKSGDGGTAIAEFASRGSGMLFTGVWELPTMKAAGVPLDATTIPTLFGTPAAFADSHSFVLPHQVNADDGKRRDVYKFVASMLKGSLDWAEAGHIPAYQPVVQSKEYRGLVPQSHYAHAADIINYDPEAWFTGSGPTSRSTSPKTFVL, encoded by the coding sequence GTGGGGGCCACCGTACTACACCTCGCCATGGCATCTGCCGGCGGCCGTCCGCCCGAGGTCGCAATCATGCATGCGGCACGGGTTGCGGGCTACGCGCCGGGTGGCTTGCTCGACGCCTGGAACGTGCCCCTTCTGGCGGAGTACGGCATCCGCCCCGAGGACTTCACATCCCGCATCTGGGACAAAAGCCAGCTCGACGGGAAGGTCTTCTCAATCGCGCTGGACTCGCATCCGTTCATCCTGCTCTACAACACGGAGGTAGCCGGCAAAGCCGGGATCCTCGGAAGCAACGGCCAGCTCGCTGATATCTCGTCCCCCTCGCAGTTCCTCGAAGTGGCGAGGGAACTGCAGCGGGTCACCGGGAAGCACGGCCTGTCCTACGGCTACCTGGGAGACGGCGCCCAGATGTGGCGCATGTTCTACACGTTCTACAAGCAACATGGCGCGGACATGGTACTGGAGCCCGGGAAGCCGGCACAGGTGGACCGCGACGTCGCCATTGACTGCCTCGAATTCATCGCGTCGATGCTGGACGACGGCATTGCCACCAAGAGTGGAGACGGCGGAACAGCCATCGCCGAATTTGCCTCCCGGGGCTCGGGAATGCTCTTCACGGGAGTCTGGGAGCTGCCCACGATGAAGGCAGCCGGTGTCCCGCTCGACGCAACAACCATCCCGACACTCTTCGGCACGCCCGCGGCGTTCGCCGATTCACATTCGTTTGTGCTCCCCCACCAGGTCAACGCCGATGACGGCAAGCGGCGCGACGTCTACAAATTCGTGGCATCCATGCTCAAGGGCTCACTGGACTGGGCCGAAGCCGGCCACATCCCGGCGTACCAGCCGGTTGTCCAATCAAAGGAATACCGCGGACTCGTGCCGCAGTCCCACTACGCCCATGCCGCAGACATCATCAACTACGATCCCGAGGCCTGGTTTACCGGATCCGGTCCGACTTCCAGAAGTACTTCGCCGAAAACGTTCGTTCTGTGA
- a CDS encoding WHG domain-containing protein, with protein sequence MNERHLQLDPRPEGSKVPASKPLTPRERARAQTIADIVRLGREHLAVRGAAALSLRAVARGLGVVSSAVYRYVESRDELLTLLLIDAYGELGDEVDAAVAAVPEEDFTGQFWALSRAVRAWALREPARYALLFGSPVPGYQAPAERTTAPGTRVIYALMAIFDAAYRAGGLKAEPAGAVVVSPAQTAALPPALSADMAAIRSELGLAVPGALLARGSLVWTSLFGAISFEVFGQYGADTFAARDELFDHHLQMLAGVAGLE encoded by the coding sequence ATGAACGAGCGCCACCTCCAGCTCGACCCCAGGCCTGAGGGCTCGAAGGTTCCGGCATCCAAACCCTTGACGCCACGTGAGCGTGCCCGCGCCCAGACCATCGCAGACATCGTCCGGCTGGGACGTGAGCACCTGGCCGTGCGCGGCGCAGCCGCGCTTTCGCTGCGCGCTGTCGCCAGGGGGCTGGGCGTGGTGTCATCGGCCGTCTACCGCTACGTCGAGAGCCGCGACGAACTCCTGACTCTGTTGCTCATTGACGCCTACGGCGAGCTGGGCGATGAGGTGGATGCGGCCGTAGCTGCGGTTCCGGAAGAGGACTTCACTGGACAGTTCTGGGCCCTCAGCCGTGCCGTCCGCGCGTGGGCGCTTCGTGAACCTGCGCGCTACGCCCTGCTTTTCGGCAGTCCCGTGCCCGGATACCAGGCCCCGGCGGAGCGCACCACCGCTCCCGGGACGCGGGTGATCTACGCCCTCATGGCAATTTTCGATGCCGCCTACCGGGCAGGCGGGCTGAAAGCGGAACCTGCCGGCGCCGTCGTCGTTTCTCCTGCTCAGACCGCCGCACTTCCTCCCGCCCTATCCGCTGACATGGCAGCGATCCGCAGCGAACTGGGGCTGGCCGTGCCCGGCGCCCTGTTGGCGCGGGGGTCGCTCGTGTGGACGTCGCTGTTCGGCGCCATCAGTTTTGAGGTGTTCGGGCAGTACGGGGCGGACACGTTTGCGGCCCGCGATGAACTGTTCGACCATCACCTGCAGATGCTGGCGGGTGTCGCCGGGCTCGAGTAG
- a CDS encoding NAD-dependent epimerase/dehydratase family protein — MSELYVVTGAGPVGWTVAEQLAEQGHRVRVLTRSGSGPDHVLIEKTEADASDPARLGEAFAGATAVFHCIHGSAYSATSWERELPQAEQAVLAAAHGAGAVVVFPESLYSYSEPDSLMSEDSPREARTGKRGIRVKLLEARATSPANTVSVVAGDFFGPRVRTAHAGERMVPSVLSGKRLQVIGSADRPHSFTYIADLAAAMIRAAQTPAVWNQVLHAPTGPAVTQRELATEFAAAAGVPAPEVGVLPGWVLRAAGVVSADARELAEMLYQFQRPFVMDSKASEAALGLAPLPLSRAAAATVAWWRATDTAPAAV, encoded by the coding sequence ATGTCTGAGCTGTATGTAGTCACCGGCGCCGGCCCCGTGGGTTGGACCGTTGCGGAACAACTCGCCGAACAGGGCCACCGGGTCCGCGTTCTAACCAGATCCGGCAGCGGCCCGGATCATGTGCTGATAGAAAAGACCGAGGCCGACGCCTCAGACCCAGCCCGGCTCGGCGAGGCCTTCGCAGGCGCCACGGCTGTCTTCCACTGCATCCATGGTTCGGCTTACAGCGCCACGTCCTGGGAACGGGAACTTCCTCAGGCCGAGCAGGCGGTGCTTGCAGCGGCCCACGGGGCGGGCGCCGTCGTCGTTTTTCCCGAAAGCCTGTACTCCTACAGTGAGCCGGACAGCCTGATGTCCGAGGACAGCCCCCGCGAAGCCCGGACCGGCAAGCGCGGCATCCGGGTCAAGCTCCTGGAAGCACGCGCGACCTCCCCTGCCAACACAGTCAGCGTGGTGGCCGGCGACTTTTTCGGACCGCGGGTGCGGACAGCCCATGCCGGCGAGCGCATGGTCCCGTCGGTCCTCTCCGGTAAGAGGCTGCAGGTGATCGGGAGCGCAGACCGGCCGCACTCGTTCACGTACATCGCGGATCTCGCAGCGGCCATGATCAGGGCAGCCCAGACTCCAGCCGTCTGGAACCAGGTGCTGCACGCGCCCACCGGCCCGGCCGTGACGCAGCGCGAGCTCGCCACCGAGTTTGCTGCCGCGGCCGGTGTACCGGCACCCGAGGTAGGGGTCTTGCCTGGCTGGGTCTTGCGCGCGGCGGGTGTGGTTTCGGCCGATGCGCGCGAGCTCGCCGAGATGCTGTACCAGTTCCAGCGGCCGTTTGTGATGGACTCGAAAGCCAGCGAAGCCGCCCTTGGCCTGGCGCCGCTCCCGCTGTCCCGGGCAGCAGCGGCCACCGTTGCGTGGTGGAGGGCGACGGACACTGCCCCGGCGGCTGTCTGA